The Balaenoptera acutorostrata chromosome 15, mBalAcu1.1, whole genome shotgun sequence genome contains a region encoding:
- the LOC114238628 gene encoding NADH dehydrogenase [ubiquinone] 1 alpha subcomplex subunit 1-like: MWFEILPGVAVMAACLFILGMATARIHRFTNGGKEKRVAHYSYQWNLVERDRHISGADRYYVPKGLENID; this comes from the coding sequence ATGTGGTTTGAGATTCTCCCCGGGGTTGCTGTCATGGCCGCATGCTTGTTCATCCTGGGAATGGCCACTGCACGCATCCACAGGTTCACTAATGGGGGCAAGGAAAAAAGGGTTGCCCATTATTCATATCAGTGGAACTTGGTGGAAAGAGATAGGCACATCTCTGGGGCTGATCGTTACTATGTGCCAAAGGGTTTGGAGAATATTGACTAA